A section of the Cololabis saira isolate AMF1-May2022 chromosome 16, fColSai1.1, whole genome shotgun sequence genome encodes:
- the LOC133462521 gene encoding potassium voltage-gated channel subfamily F member 1-like, with amino-acid sequence MWTVPKPQYRAGACSEGRVAVNVGGVRLVLLGDVLRRYPESRLAELLDCCCDRSSDVVPSLCDDFDPGSKEFYFDRDPDAFKCIIDVYYFDEIHIKRGLCPICFTKEMEFWKIDQGVLDECCKSYLSEKEEELTEIANKVKVILEDVDVERSLTRTQRCQRLLWRLMEKPGSSPAARVVAIASFLSILVSAVVMCVGTIPELQVEDAEGKLVEHPILEGIETACMLWFTAEFLLRLASSPHKLRFLLSFMNIIDFMAIAPFYVVLSLTHLGSASMMELGNVQQAVQALRILRIARIFKLARHSSGLQTLTCALKRSLAELGLLLMYMGVGIFVFSALGYTMEQSHPETLFRSIPQSFWWAIITMTTVGYGDIYPKTTLGKCNAALSFLCGVIAIALPIHPIINNFVVFYNQQKGLETAAKHEVELMELKADKQARRKSGELDEGTTMEAS; translated from the coding sequence ATGTGGACGGTTCCAAAGCCCCAGTACCGGGCCGGAGCGTGCAGCGAGGGCCGGGTGGCGGTGAACGTCGGCGGGGTCCGGCTGGTGCTGCTCGGGGACGTGTTGCGGCGCTACCCGGAGAGCAGGCTGGCCGAGCTGCTGGACTGCTGCTGCGACCGCAGTTCAGACGTCGTCCCCTCGCTCTGCGACGACTTCGACCCCGGCAGCAAAGAGTTCTACTTCGACCGCGACCCCGACGCCTTCAAGTGCATCATCGACGTCTATTACTTTGACGAAATCCACATAAAGCGCGGACTTTGCCCCATCTGCTTCACCAAGGAGATGGAGTTCTGGAAGATAGACCAGGGCGTTCTGGACGAATGCTGCAAAAGTTACCTGAGTGAGAAGGAGGAAGAGCTGACGGAGATTGCTAATAAGGTGAAAGTGATTTTGGAGGACGTGGACGTGGAGCGGAGCCTGACGCGCACGCAGCGGTGCCAGCGGCTGCTGTGGAGGCTGATGGAGAAGCCGGGCTCGTCCCCGGCGGCGCGCGTCGTCGCCATCGCATCCTTCCTCTCCATCCTGGTGTCGGCCGTGGTGATGTGCGTGGGAACCATCCCCGAGCTGCAGGTGGAGGACGCCGAGGGGAAGCTGGTGGAGCACCCGATCCTGGAGGGGATCGAGACCGCCTGCATGCTGTGGTTCACCGCGGAGTTCCTGCTGCGCCTCGCGTCCTCCCCGCACAAGCTGCGCTTTTTGCTCTCCTTCATGAACATTATAGACTTCATGGCCATCGCACCCTTCTACGTGGTGCTTTCCCTCACGCACCTGGGATCTGCGTCCATGATGGAGCTGGGGAATGTGCAGCAGGCGGTGCAGGCGCTGCGCATTTTACGCATCGCGCGTATTTTCAAGTTGGCACGCCACTCTTCGGGGCTGCAGACTCTGACCTGCGCGCTGAAGAGGAGCCTGGCGGAGCTGGGGCTGCTGCTCATGTACATGGGGGTGGGTATCTTTGTCTTCTCCGCGCTGGGCTACACCATGGAGCAGAGCCACCCGGAGACGCTGTTCAGGAGCATCCCGCAGTCTTTCTGGTGGGCCATCATCACCATGACCACGGTGGGGTACGGGGACATCTACCCCAAAACCACCCTGGGGAAGTGCAACGCGGCCCTGAGCTTCCTCTGCGGCGTGATCGCCATCGCCCTGCCCATCCATCCCATCATTAATAACTTTGTGGTGTTCTACAACCAGCAGAAAGGGCTGGAGACCGCAGCCAAGCACGaggtggagctgatggagctgaaGGCAGACAAGCAGGCGCGCAGGAAAAGTGGGGAATTAGATGAAGGGACAACAATGGAAGCGAGTTAA